The following are encoded together in the Aerococcus mictus genome:
- a CDS encoding YggT family protein, which produces MINFIQNVLQIYISVIIVWALLSWLPGARQSRLGQLLDRIVRPYIDWFERIIPPIGGISFSPIVAILVLELAISGLNVLR; this is translated from the coding sequence ATGATTAATTTTATTCAAAATGTATTGCAAATATATATTTCTGTTATCATCGTTTGGGCACTTTTATCTTGGTTGCCAGGCGCTAGACAGAGTCGTTTGGGCCAATTATTGGACCGGATCGTCAGGCCCTATATTGACTGGTTCGAACGGATAATCCCACCGATCGGCGGCATTAGTTTTAGCCCTATTGTAGCCATCTTAGTCTTAGAACTAGCCATTAGTGGCTTAAATGTTTTACGCTAG